In the genome of Vibrio sp. NTOU-M3, one region contains:
- a CDS encoding helix-turn-helix domain-containing protein — translation MNSPQFSIGQVAERAGCKVETVHYYEKTGLMPDPPRTEGGHRVYALSHVKRLNFIRRSRELGFSIEQIKELLKFIDEPDHYCGEVRAMAMLQARAVQQKIDDLQRLKKALNTMVSQCKGSRYSIDDCPIIDALYVEK, via the coding sequence ATGAATTCGCCGCAATTTTCAATCGGCCAGGTCGCCGAACGTGCTGGATGTAAGGTGGAGACTGTACATTACTACGAAAAAACCGGGCTGATGCCTGATCCGCCACGAACTGAAGGCGGTCATCGCGTATATGCCTTGTCGCATGTTAAGCGGCTCAATTTTATTCGCCGCAGCCGCGAGCTAGGATTCAGCATCGAGCAAATCAAAGAATTACTGAAATTCATTGATGAGCCAGACCACTATTGTGGCGAGGTGAGAGCAATGGCAATGTTACAAGCCAGAGCTGTCCAGCAGAAAATAGACGATCTGCAAAGGCTTAAAAAGGCATTAAATACGATGGTTAGCCAATGCAAAGGAAGTCGTTATTCTATTGATGACTGTCCGATTATTGATGCGCTTTATGTAGAGAAATAG
- a CDS encoding copper resistance protein B yields MSKQRAMMKHLLGVLALTAFPALAQVDHGEMKMQGGQPPVDARDPHAYSGGYSLDEGPYALPGPRQLKLADEHLFYGVLADRLERLDNGDDQVLAYEVNAWAGRDYSRVVLRAEGDIEHGRLAEASTELLWRHALTGFWNRDLGIRYDAGHGPGQGWLAAGVSGLAPYWLELGATAYLGYDGQTALVLEAEYEILFTQRLVLQPAIELTAYGSNDAERGQGRGLSDVVTGARLRYEISRQFAPYLGWEWQASLGERANQLREEHEATQENRWVAGIRFWF; encoded by the coding sequence ATGAGTAAACAGAGAGCGATGATGAAACATTTATTGGGCGTGTTGGCGCTGACCGCTTTTCCTGCTCTAGCCCAAGTAGATCACGGCGAGATGAAAATGCAAGGCGGACAACCGCCAGTCGATGCCCGTGATCCTCATGCTTACTCCGGCGGTTACAGTCTGGACGAAGGCCCTTATGCTCTACCAGGTCCTCGCCAACTGAAATTGGCCGACGAGCATCTGTTTTACGGGGTACTGGCTGACCGGCTGGAGCGGCTGGACAACGGGGATGACCAAGTGCTGGCTTACGAGGTTAACGCTTGGGCTGGCCGTGACTACTCCCGCGTAGTGTTGAGAGCGGAAGGCGACATTGAACACGGAAGGCTGGCCGAAGCGAGTACCGAGTTACTGTGGCGTCATGCCTTGACCGGGTTCTGGAACCGAGACTTAGGAATACGTTATGACGCGGGTCATGGCCCAGGCCAAGGCTGGCTGGCCGCTGGTGTGTCGGGTCTTGCACCCTACTGGCTGGAGCTGGGCGCTACTGCCTATCTAGGCTACGATGGCCAGACTGCATTAGTGCTGGAGGCAGAATACGAGATTTTATTTACCCAACGGTTAGTTTTGCAACCGGCCATTGAACTCACTGCTTATGGCAGTAACGATGCTGAGCGAGGTCAAGGCAGGGGGCTCTCGGATGTGGTGACCGGTGCCCGGTTGCGCTATGAGATAAGTCGGCAGTTCGCTCCCTATTTAGGCTGGGAATGGCAGGCTTCCCTAGGTGAACGCGCGAATCAACTCAGGGAAGAACATGAGGCAACTCAGGAAAATCGCTGGGTAGCCGGGATCAGGTTCTGGTTTTAA
- a CDS encoding DUF3316 domain-containing protein, whose translation MNLLVKTLLTSSIILTSAASFAQPLYSGGNYVSRVDHKTVSIDAVSSKQQAYTLGLEKLSEFEDMSGRDLSTALVPVRTYGSARNSTHLKDGGYVTVQERLNNQGQLEYVAKVHLNVHYRERDSNN comes from the coding sequence ATGAATCTATTAGTCAAAACTCTATTAACTAGCTCTATTATACTTACTAGTGCCGCATCATTTGCACAACCATTGTATTCCGGTGGCAATTATGTGAGTCGAGTTGATCATAAAACAGTCTCTATTGATGCCGTGAGCTCTAAACAGCAAGCATACACGTTAGGGCTGGAAAAACTGTCAGAGTTTGAGGATATGAGCGGGCGAGATTTAAGTACAGCTCTGGTCCCTGTAAGAACTTATGGTAGTGCTCGAAATTCTACTCACCTGAAAGATGGAGGGTACGTAACTGTTCAGGAAAGGTTGAATAATCAAGGTCAGCTAGAGTATGTAGCTAAGGTACATCTTAATGTCCATTATCGAGAACGAGATAGCAACAACTAA
- a CDS encoding heavy-metal-associated domain-containing protein gives MDFKSVGTITVVFGLDDLATESEVSYRSDVGSTLPENQTLEWVDILDQRQYLEHWIFLQLLTTADSAGFLVGGVKMKRWLTLTLLAIAMMMAQTAFAKTLEVEVHGMTCAFCVDSLERKLTAMPSVFKVQVSLKANKVRLETDGDTPNVETIKQAILDAGFTPVKVTVISDEENKE, from the coding sequence ATGGACTTTAAGTCTGTCGGCACTATTACTGTTGTTTTTGGCCTGGATGATTTGGCGACCGAATCAGAGGTGTCCTACCGATCCGACGTTGGCAGCACTCTGCCAGAAAACCAAACGTTGGAATGGGTGGATATTCTGGATCAGCGTCAGTATCTGGAGCATTGGATTTTTCTTCAGCTACTTACTACTGCCGATTCGGCAGGCTTTCTGGTAGGAGGGGTTAAAATGAAACGATGGTTGACACTTACGTTATTGGCGATAGCGATGATGATGGCTCAGACTGCTTTTGCGAAGACGCTTGAGGTCGAGGTCCATGGCATGACCTGCGCTTTTTGTGTCGATAGTCTGGAGCGTAAACTAACGGCTATGCCTTCGGTTTTCAAGGTTCAGGTCAGCTTGAAAGCCAACAAAGTTCGCCTTGAAACAGATGGCGATACACCGAACGTTGAAACCATTAAGCAAGCTATCCTGGATGCGGGTTTTACGCCGGTCAAAGTCACGGTTATCAGTGATGAAGAAAATAAAGAATAA
- a CDS encoding GDCCVxC domain-containing (seleno)protein gives MKNLVEQSELTCPECGYQEILTMPLDACQWFHECSNCHVLLKPKSGDCCVFCSYGSVPCPPIQLQGTSESMGGCCRGE, from the coding sequence ATGAAAAACCTTGTAGAGCAATCAGAACTGACCTGCCCAGAGTGTGGATATCAGGAAATACTCACCATGCCCCTGGATGCCTGCCAGTGGTTTCACGAATGCTCAAATTGCCATGTTTTACTTAAACCGAAGTCTGGGGACTGTTGTGTTTTCTGTTCCTATGGCTCAGTGCCTTGTCCACCGATCCAACTTCAAGGCACGTCCGAGTCTATGGGAGGGTGTTGTCGTGGAGAGTAA
- a CDS encoding heavy metal response regulator transcription factor, protein MKLLVVEDEEKAGAYLKKGLIESGYTVDLSTDGVDALYLATTNDYDLIVLDIMLPKLNGWQLLQTLRSSEIPTPVIILSAKDQVEDRVKGLELGANDYLVKPFAFVELLARVKNALRHQTTTVKTESVLCIADLSLDLLKRKATRNNDTIPLTAKEFSLLEYLFTKRGQVVTRTQIASAVWDMNFDSDTNVIDAAVKRLRSKIDKPYQNKLIQTVRGMGYKLDDAVE, encoded by the coding sequence ATGAAGTTACTCGTTGTAGAAGATGAAGAGAAAGCGGGAGCTTATCTTAAAAAGGGCTTAATTGAATCAGGCTACACTGTAGATCTATCTACCGACGGTGTTGATGCTTTGTACTTAGCTACCACCAATGATTATGACCTGATAGTCTTAGACATTATGCTACCAAAGCTGAATGGGTGGCAGCTATTGCAAACGCTTCGCAGCAGTGAAATTCCTACACCTGTCATCATTCTATCCGCTAAAGATCAGGTTGAAGATAGAGTGAAAGGGCTTGAGCTGGGAGCGAATGATTACCTTGTCAAACCTTTTGCCTTTGTCGAGTTGCTTGCTAGAGTCAAAAATGCATTACGTCATCAAACTACCACAGTCAAAACTGAGTCTGTGCTATGTATTGCTGATTTGAGCCTCGACTTGCTTAAACGAAAGGCGACTCGCAACAATGACACGATCCCTCTGACAGCAAAAGAGTTTTCTTTGTTGGAATATCTATTTACGAAGAGGGGTCAAGTCGTCACTCGCACTCAGATAGCGTCTGCTGTTTGGGATATGAACTTTGATAGTGATACGAATGTTATTGATGCAGCAGTGAAAAGATTGAGGTCGAAAATCGACAAGCCTTATCAGAACAAACTTATCCAGACCGTGCGAGGTATGGGGTACAAGCTTGATGACGCCGTAGAATGA
- a CDS encoding IS481 family transposase: MLHTSNPIIKHKAGLLNLAEELGNVSRACKVMGVSRDTFYRYQELVETGGIDALINQSRRTPNLKNRVDGETEQAVLKYAIDFPAHGQVRTSNELRKLGVFISPSGVRSIWLRHDLENFKKLLIALERQVAENGIILTDEQVAALERKKHDDEACGEIETAHPGYLGSQDTFYVGNLKGVGRIYQQTFVDTYSKVAFAKLYTTKTPITAADMLNDKVLPFFETHALPMLRILTDRGTEYCGRVEQHDYQLYLAINDIDHTKTKAMSPQTNGICERFHKTILNEFYQVTFRKKLYGSMEELQKDLDEWMDYYNNHRTHQGKMCCGRTPIETLEDGKSIWAEKNLAQI, translated from the coding sequence ATGCTTCATACTAGCAATCCAATCATCAAACACAAAGCTGGTCTTCTCAATCTTGCAGAAGAGCTTGGCAATGTATCTAGAGCCTGCAAGGTTATGGGTGTCTCACGAGACACGTTCTATCGCTATCAAGAATTGGTTGAAACTGGTGGCATTGATGCTCTGATTAATCAAAGCAGAAGAACACCAAACTTGAAGAACCGAGTTGATGGCGAAACAGAACAAGCCGTTCTCAAGTACGCCATTGATTTTCCTGCTCATGGACAAGTTCGAACAAGTAACGAGCTGCGTAAGCTAGGTGTGTTTATTTCGCCAAGTGGCGTGCGTTCAATCTGGCTTCGTCATGACCTAGAAAACTTCAAAAAGCTCCTTATCGCCTTAGAAAGACAGGTAGCTGAAAACGGTATCATTCTAACGGACGAGCAAGTTGCTGCTCTTGAGCGTAAGAAGCACGATGATGAAGCTTGTGGTGAGATAGAAACAGCACATCCAGGTTATCTAGGCTCTCAGGACACGTTTTATGTCGGCAACCTTAAGGGTGTTGGACGCATCTATCAGCAGACGTTCGTTGATACCTATAGCAAAGTAGCTTTCGCTAAGCTCTACACAACCAAAACACCAATCACAGCAGCAGATATGCTCAATGACAAAGTCCTACCGTTCTTCGAGACTCACGCGCTACCTATGCTCAGAATCTTAACCGACCGAGGCACTGAATACTGTGGCCGCGTTGAACAGCACGACTATCAACTCTACCTTGCCATCAATGATATCGACCACACCAAGACTAAAGCCATGTCGCCACAGACAAATGGCATCTGCGAGCGCTTCCACAAGACCATATTGAATGAGTTCTACCAAGTAACATTCAGAAAGAAACTGTATGGGTCGATGGAAGAGTTACAGAAAGATCTGGACGAATGGATGGACTACTACAACAATCATCGTACTCATCAAGGAAAAATGTGCTGCGGCAGAACGCCAATAGAAACATTAGAGGATGGGAAATCAATCTGGGCAGAAAAGAATCTAGCCCAGATATAA
- a CDS encoding P-II family nitrogen regulator → MIDKISVIFQDQKLEDIESVLAEEGVRNFTIYQVQGRGSHANLIDTHALNTHYQLDVFIGHSHTQILVGALLDTLCVSQEGNGVTSVIENVLLFDNNTKNQISNPSYNHKLDV, encoded by the coding sequence ATGATTGATAAAATTTCGGTAATATTTCAGGATCAAAAGCTTGAAGATATAGAATCGGTGCTCGCGGAGGAAGGCGTGCGAAACTTCACAATTTATCAAGTACAAGGGCGTGGAAGTCATGCGAACCTAATTGATACCCATGCTTTAAATACACATTACCAACTAGATGTTTTCATTGGTCATAGCCATACTCAGATTTTAGTTGGTGCATTACTAGATACTCTATGTGTGTCACAAGAAGGAAATGGTGTTACGTCTGTCATAGAAAACGTTTTGTTGTTTGATAATAATACGAAAAATCAAATTTCTAACCCATCATATAATCACAAGCTCGATGTATAA
- a CDS encoding copper resistance system multicopper oxidase: protein MKQPQNPLNLPRRRFVQGLAAGGVILGVSPILASARSPVPTTLNGSVPELSGTEFDLVIDETPVNFTGKARMATTINGSIPGPTLRMREGDTVTIRVTNRLKEPTSIHWHGIILPFEMDGVPGISFAGIPPGETFTYRYTLEQSGTYWYHSHSGMQELTGMYGGLIVEPTDADSISADREHMVVLSDWTDENPMRVFGKLKNQGDYYNFNQPTVVDFFRDMASVGLSASLEKRQMWNNMRMSPSDLADLSAETLTYLMNGTTPAGNWTGLFKPGERVRLRFINGAGNTFYDVRIPGLKLTVVQADGVNVKPVMVDEFRFGPGETYDVLVEPTAEAYTLFAQSMDRTGYARGTLATRKGLSTIVPPLDEPQALTMADMMGNMDHGAMNGMDHSAMNDMASMDHAAMTSSLAAASKEVRHARTEYGPSVDMRVEMPRTNLDDPGVGLRNNGRRVLTLADLRTPSGPMDPRPPEREIELHLTGNMERYTWSFDGVEFGGSTPIHLSYGERVRVILHNDTMMTHPMHLHGMWSELESPSGEFLCRRHTIPVQPAQRISFLVTADALGRWAWHCHLMFHMDAGMFRMVVVS, encoded by the coding sequence ATGAAACAGCCCCAAAACCCGCTCAATCTGCCTCGGCGGCGCTTTGTACAAGGACTGGCTGCGGGTGGTGTAATTCTGGGTGTCTCTCCCATACTGGCTTCAGCCCGCTCACCCGTCCCCACTACGTTAAACGGCAGTGTACCCGAACTGTCCGGTACCGAGTTCGATCTGGTAATTGATGAAACCCCAGTCAATTTTACTGGCAAAGCTCGCATGGCTACCACCATCAACGGCTCCATTCCAGGGCCTACCTTGCGCATGCGCGAGGGCGATACCGTCACCATTCGCGTCACCAACCGCCTGAAGGAGCCTACCTCCATTCACTGGCACGGCATTATTCTTCCCTTTGAGATGGACGGCGTGCCTGGCATCAGCTTTGCTGGCATTCCGCCCGGCGAAACCTTTACCTACCGTTACACTCTGGAACAGAGCGGAACTTACTGGTACCACTCTCACTCGGGCATGCAGGAACTGACCGGCATGTATGGTGGCTTGATTGTGGAGCCAACTGATGCTGATTCCATCAGTGCCGATCGGGAACATATGGTGGTTTTGTCGGATTGGACCGACGAAAACCCCATGCGGGTGTTCGGCAAACTGAAAAACCAGGGCGATTACTACAACTTTAACCAGCCAACGGTGGTGGATTTCTTTCGAGACATGGCCAGTGTCGGCCTCAGCGCATCGCTGGAAAAGCGACAGATGTGGAACAATATGCGTATGAGCCCCAGCGATCTAGCTGACCTGTCCGCGGAAACTCTGACTTATCTAATGAACGGTACCACGCCCGCCGGCAACTGGACAGGGCTGTTCAAGCCCGGGGAACGGGTACGGCTGCGATTTATCAACGGTGCTGGCAATACATTTTACGATGTGCGTATTCCCGGTCTGAAGCTGACTGTCGTGCAGGCCGACGGTGTTAACGTGAAGCCTGTGATGGTGGATGAATTCCGTTTTGGACCTGGAGAAACCTACGATGTGTTGGTAGAGCCCACCGCCGAGGCTTATACTCTGTTTGCCCAGTCCATGGACCGAACTGGTTATGCCCGGGGAACCCTAGCTACCCGCAAAGGGCTGAGCACGATAGTACCGCCACTGGATGAACCTCAAGCCCTGACCATGGCCGACATGATGGGCAATATGGATCATGGTGCTATGAATGGTATGGATCACAGTGCCATGAATGATATGGCGAGCATGGACCATGCTGCCATGACTAGTAGTTTGGCAGCCGCTAGCAAGGAAGTCCGTCACGCCCGCACCGAATATGGCCCTAGCGTCGATATGCGAGTCGAAATGCCGCGAACCAACCTTGATGACCCCGGTGTAGGCCTGCGCAATAACGGCAGACGAGTACTGACCTTAGCAGATCTGCGCACTCCTAGTGGCCCCATGGATCCTCGCCCACCCGAGCGGGAAATTGAATTGCATCTCACAGGCAATATGGAACGCTACACTTGGTCGTTCGATGGCGTCGAGTTTGGGGGATCCACACCCATTCATCTAAGCTACGGTGAGCGGGTGCGCGTCATCCTGCACAACGATACCATGATGACACACCCCATGCACTTACACGGTATGTGGAGCGAGCTGGAAAGCCCTAGCGGCGAGTTTTTGTGCCGTCGGCATACCATACCAGTTCAGCCAGCCCAGCGTATCAGCTTTCTGGTCACCGCCGATGCACTAGGTCGCTGGGCCTGGCATTGTCATCTGATGTTCCATATGGACGCGGGCATGTTCCGCATGGTGGTGGTGTCATGA
- a CDS encoding plastocyanin/azurin family copper-binding protein: MKTTLLVLILSLLPGLALAAGEHGHHEGNNSASIQQSTHGMGRPGQPAEVNRTIVVEMGDDMRFTPATIKVKVGETVRFFVKNAGKLNHELVLGNFAMLKEHADMMRDMPGMQHVEANMLNLKAGQKGGLVWHFDQAGTVDFACLIPGHMEAGMKGQVQVSQ; the protein is encoded by the coding sequence ATGAAAACTACGTTACTGGTTTTAATTCTGTCATTATTGCCCGGCCTAGCACTGGCCGCGGGTGAACATGGCCATCATGAAGGCAATAACTCTGCTTCCATCCAACAGAGCACGCATGGAATGGGCCGGCCCGGTCAGCCGGCCGAAGTCAACCGAACCATTGTGGTGGAGATGGGCGACGATATGCGTTTCACTCCTGCCACCATTAAGGTAAAGGTCGGAGAAACTGTACGCTTCTTTGTAAAAAATGCTGGCAAGCTTAATCACGAGCTGGTGTTGGGCAACTTCGCCATGTTGAAGGAGCATGCCGATATGATGCGTGACATGCCAGGCATGCAACACGTCGAAGCCAATATGCTGAACCTCAAGGCCGGTCAGAAAGGGGGATTAGTGTGGCATTTTGATCAAGCTGGCACTGTGGACTTTGCCTGCTTGATCCCAGGACATATGGAAGCCGGCATGAAAGGGCAAGTTCAGGTTTCACAATAG